One window of the Peromyscus maniculatus bairdii isolate BWxNUB_F1_BW_parent chromosome 18, HU_Pman_BW_mat_3.1, whole genome shotgun sequence genome contains the following:
- the Frs2 gene encoding fibroblast growth factor receptor substrate 2 yields MGSCWSCPDKDTVPDNHRNKFKVINVDDDGNELGSGIMELTDTELILYTRKRDSVKWHYLCLRRYGYDSNLFSFESGRRCQTGQGIFAFKCARAEELFNMLQEIMQNNSINVVEEPVVERNSHQTELEVPRTPRTPTTPGFAAQNLPNGYPRYPSFGDASSHPSSRHPSVGSARLPSVGEESTHPLLVAEEQVHTYVNTTGVQEERKNRASVHVPPEARVSSAESNTPKEEPSNTEDRDPQVLLKPEGVKFVLGPTPVQKQLMEKEKLEQLGRDQVSGGGANSAAEWDTGYDSDERKDTPSANKLVYENINGLSIPSASGVRRGRLTSASASDTQNINNSAQRRTALLNYENLPSLPPVWEARKLSRDEDDNLGPKTPSLNGYHNNLDPMHNYVNTENVTVPASAHKLDYSRRRDCTPTVFNFDVRRPSLEHRQLNYIQVDLEGGSDSDNPQTPKTPTTPLPQTPTRRTELYAVIDIERTAAMSNLQKALPRDDGTSRKTRHNSTDLPM; encoded by the exons ATGGGTAGCTGTTGGAGCTGTCCAGATAAAGACACTGTCCCAGATAACCATCGGAACAAGTTTAAG GTCATTAATGTGGATGATGACGGGAATGAGCTAGGCTCTGGCATAATGGAGCTCACAGACACAGAACTGATTCTATACACCCGTAAACGCGACTCGGTAAAATGGCACTACCTCTGCCTGCGACGATACGGCTACGACTccaatctcttttcttttgaaagtgGTCGAAGGTGTCAGACTGGACAAG GAATCTTTGCTTTTAAGTGTGCCCGTGCAGAAGAATTATTTAACATGTTGCAAGAGATAATGCAAAATAATAGCATAAATGTGGTGGAAGAGCCAGTTGTAGAAAGGAATAGTCATCAGACAGAATTGGAAGTTCCTCGAACACCTCGGACACCCACAA CTCCAGGGTTTGCTGCTCAGAACTTACCTAATGGATATCCCCGCTACCCTTCATTTGGAGatgcctcctcccacccctccagccggCATCCTTCTGTGGGAAGTGCTCGCTTACCCTCAGTCGGTGAAGAGTCTACACATCCTTTGCTTGTGGCCGAGGAACAG gtaCATACTTATGTTAACACTACAGGTGTGCAAGAAGAGCGAAAAAACCGTGCAAGCGTGCATGTGCCTCCGGAGGCAAGAGTTTCTAGTGCGGAAAGCAACACACCAAAAGAAGAACCGAGTAACACTGAAGACAGGGACCCTCAGGTTCTTCTTAAGCCCGAAGGAGTGAAGTTTGTGTTAGGCCCAACCCCTGTTCAGAAGCAGTTAATGGAAAAGGAGAAGCTGGAGCAGCTGGGGAGAGACCAAGTTAGTGGAGGAGGTGCCAACAGCGCCGCCGAGTGGGACACTGGCTATGACAGCGACGAACGGAAAGACACTCCCTCCGCTAACAAACTGGTGTACGAAAATATAAACGGGCTGTCTATCCCCAGTGCCTCCGGGGTCCGGAGAGGTCGTCTGACATCGGCCAGTGCCTCCGATACTCAGAACATCAACAACTCCGCTCAGAGGAGGACAGCGTTGTTGAACTATGAGAACCtgccgtctctgcctcctgtttgggAAGCCCGCAAGCTAAGCAGGGATGAAGACGACAATTTAGGACCAAAGACGCCATCTCTAAATGGCTACCATAATAATCTGGACCCAATGCATAACTATGTTAACACAGAGAATGTAACTGTACCGGCAAGTGCTCACAAACTAGACTATTCGAGGCGTCGGGACTGCACCCCGACAGTCTTTAACTTTGACGTCAGGCGCCCCAGCTTAGAGCACAGGCAGCTCAATTACATCCAGGTGGATTTGGAAGGCGGCAGTGACTCCGACAACCCTCAGACTCCAAAGACTCCTACCACtccccttccccagacccccaccAGACGCACGGAGCTGTACGCCGTGATAGACATCGAGAGGACTGCTGCTATGTCCAACTTGCAGAAAGCACTACCACGAGACGACGGGACGTCTAGGAAAACGAGACATAACAGTACTGACCTGCCCATGTGA